Proteins co-encoded in one Ziziphus jujuba cultivar Dongzao chromosome 9, ASM3175591v1 genomic window:
- the LOC107411211 gene encoding probable carboxylesterase 12, translating to MSDELAHDLSPLIRVYKDGRVDRLIGTEIVPPSFDLKTGVQSTDLIISVETGLSTRLYIPKTAINTTQKLPLLIYFHGGGFCIETAFSPVYHNYLNSIVGVANIVAVSVDYRRAPEHRIPAAYEDSWEALKWVDSHIEGKGSSEWLNSHADFDRVFLAGDSAGANIANNVAIRIGLSEETLRIKVRGIVLVHPYFCGKEPIGEEANKLEIKAYVDDLWSLASPSSADGSDDPLINPEKDPSLGRLGCGKVLVCVAEKDFLKDRGLYYGELLKKTGWGGDVELMETKGEEHVFHLFNSDCDEAIAMLNRIVSFINSSGKG from the coding sequence ATGAGTGACGAACTAGCTCATGATCTCTCACCACTCATCAGAGTATACAAGGACGGCCGAGTAGACCGACTCATAGGCACCGAAATCGTTCCCCCATCTTTCGATCTCAAAACCGGCGTCCAATCCACAGACCTCATAATCTCCGTGGAAACAGGCTTATCCACAAGGCTTTACATTCCCAAAACCGCCATTAACACAACACAAAAACTTCCTCTCCTCATTTACTTTCACGGAGGCGGTTTCTGCATCGAAACCGCCTTCTCTCCCGTTTACCACAATTACCTAAACTCCATAGTCGGCGTAGCAAATATCGTGGCGGTTTCTGTTGATTACCGGAGAGCCCCAGAGCACCGTATTCCGGCCGCTTACGAGGACTCCTGGGAAGCTCTTAAATGGGTGGACTCTCATATCGAAGGAAAAGGCTCATCGGAGTGGCTCAACTCTCATGCAGACTTTGATAGAGTATTCCTCGCCGGAGACAGCGCCGGAGCTAACATTGCGAATAACGTCGCCATACGAATAGGCTTATCGGAGGAAACCTTAAGAATTAAGGTTAGAGGGATAGTTTTGGTGCATCCGTATTTCTGCGGCAAAGAACCGATCGGGGAAGAAGCGAATAAGCTTGAAATAAAAgcttatgtggatgatttgtggAGTTTGGCATCGCCATCATCAGCAGATGGATCCGATGACCCGCTCATAAATCCGGAAAAGGATCCGAGTCTGGGGAGATTAGGGTGTGGGAAAGTTCTCGTTTGTGTTGCAGAGAAAGATTTTCTCAAGGACAGAGGACTGTATTACGGAGAGCTGTTGAAGAAGACTGGGTGGGGAGGTGATGTAGAGCTAATGGAAACGAAAGGTGAAGAGCATGTCTTCCATTTGTTTAATTCTGATTGTGATGAAGCTATTGCCATGCTCAACAGAATTGTTTCTTTCATTAATTCGTCGGGCAAAGGATGA
- the LOC107411229 gene encoding probable carboxylesterase 12: MSDEIAHDFSPFIKFYKDGRVERLKGNDIVPPSLDLKTGVESTDIVVSAETGLSARLYIPKTAINTSQKLPLLVYFHGGGFCIETAFSPTYHDYLNSLAASANIVVVSVDYRRAPEHPLPIAYDDSWAVLKWISSHFEQKGPSEWLNSNADLKRVFFAGDSAGANIAHNMAMRVGLSEEELRIKLVGSVLVHPYFGGKEPIGAEVKMEAGFKAWTESFWRLACPSTTGLDDPLINPAEDPNLEKLGGEKLLVCVAEKDFLRERGWYYSELVRKRGWGGIVEVLEAKEENHVFHLFNPSCENAIAMLKRISSFIS; the protein is encoded by the coding sequence ATGAGCGACGAAATTGCCCACGATTTCTCTCCTTTCATCAAATTCTACAAAGATGGCCGAGTTGAGCGACTGAAAGGCAACGACATCGTTCCGCCATCTCTCGATCTGAAAACCGGCGTGGAATCCACAGACATAGTTGTCTCAGCCGAAACAGGCTTATCAGCAAGGCTCTACATCCCCAAAACCGCAATCAACACCTCCCAAAAGCTTCCCCTCCTCGTTTACTTCCACGGAGGAGGTTTCTGCATCGAAACCGCTTTCTCTCCTACTTACCACGATTACCTCAACTCCTTAGCTGCTTCAGCAAACATCGTCGTGGTCTCCGTGGATTACAGGAGAGCTCCGGAACACCCTCTTCCGATTGCTTACGACGACTCGTGGGCGGTTCTTAAATGGATATCTTCTCATTTCGAGCAGAAAGGTCCGTCGGAGTGGCTGAACTCCAACGCCGACTTAAAAAGGGTGTTCTTCGCCGGAGACAGCGCCGGAGCTAACATTGCTCACAACATGGCCATGCGTGTGGGATTGTCAGAGGAGGAGCTTAGGATTAAGCTTGTCGGGTCGGTTTTGGTGCATCCGTATTTCGGCGGGAAAGAACCAATAGGAGCTGAGGTTAAAATGGAAGCTGGATTTAAAGCGTGGACTGAATCTTTCTGGCGTTTGGCGTGCCCATCTACGACGGGGTTGGATGACCCGCTTATTAATCCGGCGGAGGATCCGAATCTCGAGAAGTTAGGGGGTGAGAAATTGTTGGTTTGTGTTGCGGAGAAAGATTTTCTGAGGGAGAGAGGTTGGTATTACAGTGAGTTGGTGAGGAAAAGAGGGTGGGGAGGTATTGTGGAGGTGTTGGAAGCGAAGGAAGAAAACCATGTCTTCCATTTGTTCAACCCCAGTTGTGAAAACGCCATTGCCATGCTCAAGAGAATTTCTTCTTTCATCTCTTAG